The proteins below are encoded in one region of Colletotrichum lupini chromosome 5, complete sequence:
- a CDS encoding fatty acid hydroxylase, with amino-acid sequence MASWNSTVVFPNQTSTTTYLGVLDDVNKYNVQLNAIERLWAAWYLWMQNDILATGIMTFVMHEVVYFGRSLPWIIIDAIPYFRRWKIQQARHSTSAMSNAFGRIPDMNDYHPHFTVELPQIWLFHPIATWCGLDYGVPFPAWWKMAYQIAIFFVLEDTWHYWMHRGAHWPPLYKAVHKMHHYYSAPFGMTAEYASPIEVMFLGLGTVGSPVLWVLITKDLHLFTMYMWIVLRLFQAIDSHSGYDFPWSLRHFLPFWAGAEHHDVHHEKFIGNYASSFRWWDYLMDTEAGAEAHQRRREKKLDKAKKAQ; translated from the exons ATGGCGTCCTG GAATTCTACCGTCGTGTTTCCCAACCAGACGTCTACCACAACCTACCTCGGCGTACTCGACGATGTGAACAAGTACAACGTCCAGCTCAACGCCATTGAGCGCCTGTGGGCGGCGTGGTACCTGTGGATGCAGAACGACATCCTCGCCACTGGCATCATGACCTTTGTCATGCACGAGGTCGTCTACTTTGGTCGCAGTCTGCCATGGATCATTATCGACGCCATTCCCTACTTCCGCAGGTGGAAGATTCAACAGGCACGTCACTCCACATCCGCCATGTCTAATGCATTCGGCAGGATCCCAGACATGAACGACTACCACCC TCACTTCACCGTCGAGCTTCCGCAAATTTGGCTCTTCCACCCCATCGCCACCTGGTGCGGTCTCGACTACGGCGTGCCCTTTCCCGCCTGGTGGAAGATGGCCTACCAGATCGCAATCTTCTTCGTCCTCGAGGACACTTGGCACTACTGGATGCACCGCGGTGCCCACTGGCCTCCCCTGTATAAGGCCGTCCACAAGATGCACCACTACTACTCGGCCCCCTTTGGCATGACGGCCGAGTACGCCTCCCCGATTGAGGTCATGTTCCTTGGTCTCGGCACCGTTGGGTCCCCCGTTCTATGGGTCCTCATCACAAAGGACCTGCACCTCTTTACCATGTACATGTGGATTGTCCTCCGCCTGTTCCAAGCCATCGACTCGCATTCCGGTTACGATTTCCCCTGGTCTCTGAGGCACTTCCTCCCCTTCTGGGCCGGCGCCGAGCACCACGACGTGCACCATGAGAAATTCATTGGCAACTACGCGTCTAGCTTCCGGTGGTGGGACTACCTCATGGATACCGAAGCCGGCGCGGAAGCCCACCAGCGTAGACGGGAGAAAAAGTTGGACAAGGCCAAGAAGGCGCAGTAA